From Anaerohalosphaera lusitana, one genomic window encodes:
- a CDS encoding YcxB family protein yields MRQIDITAQPQFFSVIKAQMITLWFGWPRRVLGFTPLLVLACFVIYDKYPDARYLAWLIVGALALVWTVILVRYTTAAVKYYRGEELRGRRFEHFYKYINDQGLGIESDEYEIFFRWSAFEYMIETRNFIFLTTKPVRVSIIVFKSLLPPETSAAVIEVISKTQIENKKFHGKPWIKTKSGGEK; encoded by the coding sequence ATGCGGCAAATCGATATCACAGCACAACCACAGTTTTTCTCTGTTATAAAAGCTCAGATGATCACACTTTGGTTTGGATGGCCCCGACGGGTATTGGGATTTACCCCTCTTCTAGTGTTGGCATGTTTTGTCATTTATGATAAGTATCCGGATGCAAGATATTTGGCATGGTTGATCGTGGGAGCTTTGGCGTTAGTGTGGACTGTAATCCTGGTCAGATACACTACAGCGGCGGTTAAATACTATAGAGGCGAAGAGCTGCGGGGCAGAAGGTTTGAGCATTTCTACAAGTATATCAATGACCAGGGGCTCGGAATAGAGAGTGATGAATATGAGATATTTTTCCGTTGGTCCGCTTTCGAATATATGATCGAAACGCGAAATTTCATATTCTTGACGACAAAACCTGTTCGGGTTTCAATAATAGTTTTTAAAAGCCTTTTGCCCCCGGAGACATCTGCCGCTGTGATCGAAGTTATATCGAAAACCCAAATTGAAAACAAAAAGTTTCACGGCAAGCCCTGGATCAAAACTAAGAGTGGCGGTGAGAAGTAA
- a CDS encoding histidinol-phosphatase: MKMRMVAGLAVVLFLVGLCGAQEYFPNIEGYETLTADLHTHTVFSDGTVWPTVRIDEAKREGIDVISISDHIEYQPHKWDIPTNHNRSYEIAKPAAEKAGVLLVKGTEITRDTPPGHYNALFIEDVDPLETDEFMDVIEEANRQGGFVFWNHHAWQGEERGKWEEVQDVMYDEGWLHGMEVANAGDYYPDAHAWCMEKGLTMVGNSDIHGPSIDYEYTAQKHRTLTLVFVKKRNLEEVEKALRRGRTTVWVGNRLVGKERYLRPLFGRMVKVVGEREAAGNTRLVEVANGGLIDLELVRPGEDGPEKIVLGARSSVEFEVAEDAEEEKFTVENMLVRPGEGLEVVIGISGAAMVE, from the coding sequence ATGAAGATGCGGATGGTTGCTGGGTTGGCGGTTGTTTTGTTTTTGGTCGGGCTTTGCGGGGCTCAGGAGTATTTTCCGAATATCGAGGGGTATGAGACGCTGACGGCGGATCTGCATACGCATACGGTGTTTTCGGACGGGACGGTGTGGCCCACGGTGCGGATCGACGAGGCGAAGCGGGAAGGGATCGACGTCATTTCGATCAGCGATCATATCGAGTATCAGCCGCACAAGTGGGACATACCGACGAATCACAATCGGTCGTACGAGATCGCGAAACCGGCCGCGGAGAAGGCGGGCGTGCTGCTGGTAAAGGGTACGGAGATCACGCGGGATACGCCGCCGGGACATTACAATGCACTGTTTATCGAAGACGTAGATCCGCTGGAAACGGACGAGTTTATGGATGTGATCGAGGAGGCGAACAGGCAGGGCGGGTTCGTGTTCTGGAACCATCATGCGTGGCAGGGTGAGGAGCGGGGCAAGTGGGAAGAGGTGCAGGATGTGATGTATGACGAAGGCTGGCTGCACGGGATGGAGGTTGCGAACGCGGGGGACTATTATCCGGATGCGCATGCGTGGTGTATGGAGAAGGGGCTGACGATGGTGGGGAACTCGGATATTCACGGGCCGTCGATCGATTATGAGTATACTGCTCAGAAGCATCGGACGCTGACGCTTGTGTTTGTCAAGAAGCGGAACCTGGAGGAAGTCGAGAAGGCACTGCGGAGGGGGCGGACGACTGTTTGGGTGGGGAATCGACTGGTGGGCAAGGAGCGATATCTGCGGCCGCTGTTCGGACGGATGGTGAAGGTGGTCGGGGAGCGCGAGGCTGCGGGCAATACGCGGCTGGTGGAGGTGGCGAACGGTGGGCTGATAGACCTGGAGCTGGTGAGGCCCGGTGAGGATGGGCCGGAGAAGATCGTGCTGGGGGCGCGGTCATCGGTGGAGTTCGAAGTTGCTGAAGACGCTGAGGAAGAGAAGTTTACCGTTGAGAATATGCTGGTGCGGCCAGGTGAGGGGCTGGAGGTTGTGATCGGGATTAGCGGAGCAGCGATGGTGGAGTGA
- a CDS encoding WG repeat-containing protein, giving the protein MNGYKMVLFAILWSAIFGSTLALSGCSDGIPDVDPDAKMLSASKGHLFKVEMQDGKVGAIDGKGTIVILPDFAGLLGPYEQLDYIVGLHESFYNIFNKQGKLVSMGEGSASPVANDLVFVKNPGLLFGDPTFSPWLFNFKTNDKICKCQDVKPHNDLVCSEYVYNSRYIAVKKADKWGYVNPSGEVLIDFKFDDAENFRDDYAAAKFDGKWGVINTKGEPVIDFAFEEIWERGGPDNQFAVVCTESNRMRVYDMQGNWWQQAEYDLIFLYPRVITAGNEGEPFHAFTYAGTLVSRDYDVQGADSKGIIVKDSHGSHFHLDYSGKPLYDAKFNRLWSFHDGLAKAKTDSDLYGYIDETGSFVIKPQFITAADFNEGLADVIKPVQDGYVHGYINKKGEMAIKVATTETLKEPGVPTMFKFKHGLAKVKTKFWMGYVNAEGSWVWVSEKGRD; this is encoded by the coding sequence ATGAACGGTTATAAGATGGTTTTATTTGCAATTCTATGGAGTGCTATATTTGGTTCAACCTTGGCCCTGTCAGGCTGTTCGGATGGAATACCTGATGTTGATCCCGATGCAAAAATGCTGTCTGCAAGCAAGGGGCATCTGTTTAAGGTGGAAATGCAGGATGGCAAAGTGGGTGCGATTGATGGCAAGGGTACTATAGTTATTTTGCCAGACTTTGCCGGTCTTCTTGGCCCTTACGAACAGCTTGACTATATTGTGGGATTACATGAGTCTTTTTACAATATATTTAATAAACAAGGTAAACTCGTGTCTATGGGTGAAGGTTCAGCTTCGCCTGTAGCAAATGACTTGGTTTTTGTTAAAAACCCAGGTTTGCTATTCGGCGACCCCACTTTTTCGCCATGGCTATTTAATTTTAAGACTAATGACAAAATTTGTAAGTGTCAGGATGTCAAACCACATAATGATCTAGTTTGTTCTGAGTACGTTTATAACTCTCGATATATTGCAGTCAAGAAGGCAGACAAGTGGGGCTATGTCAATCCATCCGGCGAGGTTTTGATTGACTTTAAATTTGACGATGCTGAAAACTTCAGAGATGATTATGCTGCTGCTAAATTTGATGGCAAATGGGGCGTCATAAACACAAAAGGTGAGCCGGTAATAGATTTTGCATTCGAGGAGATTTGGGAACGCGGCGGCCCTGATAACCAGTTCGCTGTCGTATGTACAGAATCCAATCGCATGCGTGTCTATGATATGCAGGGCAACTGGTGGCAGCAGGCTGAATATGACCTTATTTTCCTATACCCTAGAGTCATTACTGCTGGGAACGAAGGGGAGCCTTTCCATGCTTTTACCTATGCGGGGACTCTTGTAAGCAGAGACTATGATGTCCAAGGTGCCGACAGCAAGGGCATAATCGTTAAAGATTCGCATGGCAGCCACTTTCATCTCGATTACAGCGGAAAGCCTTTGTACGACGCCAAATTCAACCGTCTCTGGAGTTTTCACGACGGTTTGGCAAAAGCCAAAACTGACTCTGACCTGTACGGATATATTGACGAGACAGGCAGTTTCGTTATCAAGCCTCAGTTCATAACTGCTGCCGATTTCAACGAAGGCCTTGCAGACGTTATCAAACCGGTCCAGGATGGTTATGTGCATGGCTACATTAACAAGAAGGGTGAAATGGCCATAAAGGTCGCAACTACAGAAACACTGAAGGAACCAGGCGTACCCACGATGTTCAAATTCAAGCATGGCCTAGCCAAGGTTAAAACAAAATTTTGGATGGGTTACGTCAACGCTGAAGGAAGCTGGGTTTGGGTCAGCGAAAAGGGTCGTGATTAG
- a CDS encoding class I SAM-dependent methyltransferase, translating into MAKTHRKYWFRMAARSAYLLIRPSNTAALVDKSYDRISPTYDRAWTDHMRNLTEHLIDRLNPQPGNTCIDLTCGTGFATSLLAAKTDTTVTGVDRSQGMLDQARQNHAHNCKFVQADILEFLKNRPTASADIITCCWGLGYSRPFAVLRQIKRVLKPHGKVAIIDNSLFSLREIIFCSFLTFAENPRALQNVMHFKFLPGPRTLRTMFAMLNLKTLHSDQGSRSYTVDTGRDAIARLKSTGAAAGFEYASGRTDDTAIFDRFAQIIEDKYMTPDGIKVTHRYLAGIAQK; encoded by the coding sequence ATGGCAAAAACGCATCGCAAATACTGGTTCCGCATGGCAGCAAGATCGGCATACCTTCTGATCAGGCCCTCCAACACCGCCGCTCTCGTGGACAAAAGCTACGACCGCATAAGCCCGACCTATGACCGGGCCTGGACGGACCACATGCGAAACCTCACCGAGCACCTGATCGACAGGCTCAACCCCCAGCCCGGCAACACCTGCATCGACCTCACCTGCGGCACCGGTTTCGCAACCAGCCTCCTCGCCGCAAAAACAGATACCACCGTGACAGGCGTGGACAGATCCCAAGGCATGCTCGACCAGGCCCGACAAAATCACGCCCACAACTGCAAATTCGTACAGGCCGACATCCTCGAATTCCTGAAAAACCGGCCCACCGCCTCCGCCGACATAATAACCTGCTGCTGGGGCCTGGGCTATTCCCGCCCCTTCGCCGTCCTCCGACAGATCAAACGCGTCCTCAAACCGCACGGCAAAGTCGCGATAATCGACAACTCCCTCTTTTCACTCCGCGAGATCATATTCTGTTCGTTCCTGACATTCGCCGAAAACCCCCGCGCCCTGCAAAATGTAATGCATTTCAAGTTCCTGCCCGGCCCGCGCACCCTCCGCACAATGTTCGCAATGCTCAACCTCAAAACGCTCCACTCCGACCAGGGCAGCAGATCCTACACCGTCGACACCGGCCGAGATGCCATCGCCCGCCTCAAATCGACAGGAGCCGCCGCGGGCTTCGAATACGCCTCCGGCAGAACGGACGACACTGCGATCTTCGACAGGTTCGCCCAGATCATCGAAGATAAGTACATGACACCCGACGGCATCAAAGTCACACACCGCTACCTGGCAGGAATAGCACAAAAATGA
- a CDS encoding UbiA family prenyltransferase, with the protein MIISLLRLTRLYYSLPLAGGFIVILSYLTAGNLSPAMNEIIPAFFSVLTIISAGYVLNDVCDVHIDRINCPRRTLPSRRLEPKPALIFSIMLFITGLSLAAFCGIAFFLTSAIVTVLLICYDLVSKRIGVFKDLFVAALMTSLYPLAFALLEPVDTPRLSVLYIHPAWLFFSSLGYEMLKDIRDAAGDSRNSPQPVYYSIRKSFAIASRLSIITASLITLLPFILGLCHEVYLVSSLTAVVLATLAAFSRPTVAIRYVYAEVALITAGSLVDLLVFGP; encoded by the coding sequence ATGATTATCTCTCTGCTCCGCCTCACCCGCCTCTACTATTCACTGCCCCTGGCCGGCGGCTTCATAGTTATCCTCTCATACCTGACTGCGGGAAACCTCTCCCCGGCCATGAATGAAATAATCCCCGCATTTTTCTCCGTGCTCACCATCATCTCAGCAGGCTACGTCCTAAACGATGTCTGCGACGTGCACATCGACCGCATTAACTGTCCCCGCAGAACCCTGCCTTCGCGAAGACTCGAACCAAAACCCGCCCTGATCTTCTCGATCATGCTCTTTATAACAGGTCTCTCGCTTGCCGCCTTTTGCGGCATAGCTTTCTTTCTCACGTCCGCCATCGTAACTGTTCTGCTGATCTGCTATGACCTCGTCTCCAAACGCATCGGCGTATTCAAGGACCTCTTCGTCGCGGCCCTGATGACATCGCTGTATCCGCTGGCATTCGCACTTCTCGAACCCGTAGACACTCCGCGACTCAGCGTTCTCTATATACACCCCGCCTGGCTTTTCTTTTCATCGCTCGGATACGAAATGCTAAAGGATATCCGCGACGCCGCCGGTGACAGCCGCAACAGCCCCCAGCCAGTCTATTACTCTATCAGGAAAAGTTTCGCGATTGCTTCCCGACTATCCATCATCACAGCAAGCCTGATAACCCTCCTGCCTTTCATCCTCGGTCTCTGCCATGAAGTCTACCTTGTATCATCCCTCACCGCCGTCGTGCTCGCGACCCTCGCAGCTTTCAGCAGACCGACCGTCGCTATTAGATACGTCTACGCCGAGGTAGCATTGATCACTGCCGGTTCTCTGGTCGACTTACTGGTTTTCGGCCCTTGA
- a CDS encoding radical SAM/SPASM domain-containing protein, with product MKLRDWVLLTPIFLRCLGKLPLRHLLYLAKQFRNEQPKRHETGLHVNAFFPPYPSKAFDRFLDSVIERRRVPYSVYFAVTDRCPFDCPHCSYGMHQAGEMGTEEAVEVIEQIKSLGTPTIGFTGGEPLLRDDIVELVRACGDELASVMFTTGCGLDSQLADELRRAGLGCIMIGMESSDAGEHDAVRGVEGSFEQAIRTVELSRSAGLYTAVSTVATREKVRSGQIEKLARLAGEYGVHEFRVLEPVPTGSFCKQENEVLGSEESERLADFHKRWNRRNKGPAVSGFSYLESDEMFGCGAGFHHLFIDAVGNVCPCDLTPLSFGNVLDESLESIWLRMGETFELPRCGCLMKDICGQTYVLKNAQELPIDPERSLKVCEAVKKDGPLPKVYKNLLKGRKPVSRPENRQ from the coding sequence GTGAAGCTGCGTGACTGGGTATTGTTGACGCCGATCTTTCTTCGATGTCTGGGCAAGCTGCCGTTACGGCATCTGCTGTACCTGGCAAAACAGTTTCGCAACGAACAGCCGAAACGTCATGAGACCGGTCTTCATGTAAACGCATTCTTTCCGCCTTATCCTTCGAAGGCGTTTGACAGATTTCTCGATAGTGTAATTGAACGCAGGCGAGTGCCTTACTCGGTCTATTTTGCGGTTACGGACAGGTGCCCGTTCGACTGTCCGCATTGCAGTTACGGAATGCATCAGGCAGGTGAGATGGGGACAGAGGAGGCGGTTGAAGTCATAGAGCAGATCAAGTCGCTGGGCACGCCCACGATCGGTTTTACCGGGGGTGAGCCGTTGTTGCGGGATGATATCGTCGAGCTGGTGCGGGCGTGTGGTGATGAGCTTGCATCTGTTATGTTCACGACAGGATGCGGGCTTGACAGTCAGTTGGCGGATGAGCTCAGGCGGGCCGGGCTTGGCTGTATTATGATCGGGATGGAATCGAGCGATGCGGGGGAGCATGATGCGGTGAGGGGCGTGGAAGGTTCGTTCGAGCAGGCGATAAGAACAGTAGAGCTTTCGAGATCAGCTGGGCTTTATACTGCTGTATCGACGGTTGCGACGAGGGAGAAGGTTCGGTCGGGACAGATCGAAAAGCTGGCGCGTTTGGCTGGGGAGTACGGCGTACACGAGTTTCGGGTGCTGGAGCCGGTGCCGACGGGCAGTTTCTGTAAGCAGGAAAATGAAGTACTTGGAAGTGAGGAGTCTGAGCGGCTTGCAGATTTTCATAAGCGATGGAACCGCAGGAACAAGGGGCCCGCGGTATCGGGCTTTTCTTACCTGGAGTCGGATGAGATGTTCGGCTGCGGTGCGGGCTTTCATCATCTTTTCATAGATGCGGTGGGCAACGTCTGTCCATGTGACCTAACGCCCTTGTCGTTCGGCAACGTGCTGGATGAATCACTCGAAAGTATATGGCTTAGAATGGGGGAGACGTTCGAGCTGCCCAGATGCGGCTGTCTGATGAAGGATATATGCGGGCAGACGTATGTGCTGAAGAATGCACAAGAACTGCCTATCGATCCGGAGAGGAGTTTGAAGGTGTGCGAGGCTGTGAAAAAGGACGGCCCGCTGCCGAAGGTTTACAAGAATCTGCTCAAGGGCCGAAAACCAGTAAGTCGACCAGAGAACCGGCAGTGA
- a CDS encoding PEP-CTERM sorting domain-containing protein, with product MKLTIKTLLALTVLFTASYAQASPVALDVTNHSESDLRAVLWGGLAETDFVYDDGMRTWQSSWQSDFWSLQATIIEEYRMGAMLATLKVEAQHLTGLHDGEVAPGFVLDTMHINLTGDPRFAISAEPVRISNKIHPGAVEHHDVLHTFVMDLDQNLPGLLSGDGQIYAVIEAAHVMPEPATLVLIGVGALALAGCRKR from the coding sequence ATGAAGCTTACCATCAAAACATTGCTCGCTCTAACTGTTTTATTCACAGCATCTTACGCGCAGGCGTCACCAGTTGCGCTCGATGTCACGAACCACTCGGAATCAGATCTGCGGGCAGTGCTCTGGGGAGGTTTGGCCGAGACGGATTTTGTATATGACGACGGAATGCGGACCTGGCAGAGCAGTTGGCAGAGCGATTTCTGGAGTCTGCAGGCCACTATAATTGAGGAGTACCGGATGGGTGCGATGCTTGCAACGCTGAAGGTGGAAGCACAGCACCTGACGGGGCTGCACGACGGGGAAGTAGCGCCCGGATTTGTGCTCGATACCATGCACATAAACCTGACGGGCGATCCACGATTTGCCATAAGTGCTGAGCCTGTAAGAATTTCCAACAAAATCCATCCCGGCGCGGTGGAGCATCATGATGTGCTGCACACATTCGTAATGGATCTGGACCAGAATCTGCCCGGCTTATTGAGCGGGGACGGGCAGATATATGCAGTTATAGAGGCGGCCCATGTGATGCCTGAGCCGGCGACATTGGTGCTGATCGGCGTTGGGGCGCTGGCTCTGGCGGGCTGCCGGAAGAGGTAA
- a CDS encoding ISL3 family transposase produces MTGQHLIKKLGQWEGYRVGTVGPAKKGREFWVELIPENGFGTCDGCGQECSSVHETVQRWIRDLPVFDKTTHLLVHRRRLLCPRCGPKLERISWLDRYSRHTTRLVESVARLCDVMSIKHVSEYFSLSWSTVKDIHKRHLKKKLGPVDLSNVELLAMDEFAIQKGHRYATVIIDPTCKKVLWVGRGRSRASIRPFFEMLGDRCKDIKAVAMDMNASFEQEVQLHCPQAEIVYDLFHVVAKYGREVIDRVRVDQANRLRDDKPARRVIKGSRWLLLRNRENIEKPEDLVRLDELLAANESLMTTYVMKDDLKLLWNLSDRKAAESCWGQWLDRAMQSGIEPLMKFAKRLSKYAAGIIAHSRWPLHTSLLEGINNKIKTIKRQAYGYRDDEYFFLRIRAAFPGIP; encoded by the coding sequence TTGACTGGACAACATCTTATCAAAAAACTCGGCCAATGGGAAGGATATCGTGTTGGAACTGTTGGGCCTGCTAAGAAAGGCCGTGAATTCTGGGTCGAATTGATCCCGGAAAATGGATTCGGAACCTGTGACGGCTGCGGCCAGGAATGCAGCAGCGTTCACGAGACCGTCCAGCGTTGGATCCGCGATCTGCCGGTCTTCGACAAGACTACCCACCTGCTCGTTCACCGAAGGCGTCTGCTGTGCCCCAGATGCGGGCCGAAGCTTGAACGAATCTCCTGGCTGGACCGTTACAGCCGCCACACCACCCGGCTGGTAGAATCGGTCGCCCGGCTGTGTGATGTGATGAGCATAAAGCATGTGTCTGAGTATTTTTCGCTGTCCTGGTCGACCGTCAAGGACATCCACAAGCGTCATCTCAAGAAGAAGCTCGGCCCTGTCGACCTGTCAAATGTCGAGCTGCTGGCGATGGATGAATTTGCCATTCAAAAGGGCCACAGATATGCAACGGTCATCATCGACCCGACCTGCAAGAAAGTGCTCTGGGTGGGACGAGGGCGTTCGAGAGCCTCTATCAGGCCATTCTTCGAAATGCTCGGCGACCGCTGCAAAGACATCAAAGCAGTAGCGATGGACATGAACGCCAGCTTCGAGCAGGAGGTTCAGCTGCATTGTCCGCAGGCTGAAATAGTTTATGATCTGTTCCATGTCGTGGCCAAGTACGGCCGTGAAGTTATCGATCGGGTCAGGGTCGATCAGGCCAATCGGCTGAGAGACGACAAGCCCGCTCGCAGGGTGATCAAGGGTTCGCGATGGCTGCTGCTTCGCAATCGTGAGAACATCGAAAAGCCCGAGGATCTGGTTCGCCTCGATGAGCTGCTGGCAGCCAACGAATCGCTGATGACGACCTATGTGATGAAGGACGATCTCAAGCTGCTGTGGAATCTGAGCGATCGCAAGGCCGCCGAATCGTGCTGGGGTCAGTGGCTCGATCGAGCCATGCAAAGCGGGATTGAGCCGCTGATGAAGTTTGCCAAAAGGCTGAGCAAATACGCCGCCGGAATCATCGCACACAGCAGATGGCCGCTGCATACGTCACTGCTGGAGGGGATCAATAACAAGATCAAAACCATCAAGCGACAGGCATACGGCTATCGAGACGATGAATATTTCTTCCTGAGAATAAGAGCAGCATTCCCCGGTATTCCGTGA
- a CDS encoding PEP-CTERM sorting domain-containing protein, producing MTEYSFTWLIWCRVLTAAFFLAQGFHTVAEAKIVIDDGQRHVIDDTESIFSDGVELDLGIFQDPSTHFDLVEGGSLLGLGVHGNATVTMTGGEVETDIVVTDNARVTISGGSIGARLANFSDNFIYLNGTGFQVVDQAGIETDLHYGDSLSDYVPFVQEVEFGIATNYYTGTIRGVLADGSIINNRFDIFRNSTFGGSGDIIVLPEPGTLILLSLGGFLFRRETVRR from the coding sequence ATGACAGAATATAGTTTTACATGGTTGATATGGTGTCGAGTGCTTACAGCAGCTTTCTTTCTAGCGCAGGGGTTTCATACTGTTGCAGAGGCGAAAATTGTGATTGATGATGGTCAGCGACATGTGATCGATGACACAGAGTCTATTTTCAGCGATGGGGTTGAGCTCGATCTGGGGATATTTCAGGATCCGAGCACTCATTTCGATCTAGTGGAAGGAGGCTCTTTATTAGGCCTTGGCGTACATGGTAATGCTACGGTAACTATGACCGGAGGGGAAGTTGAAACTGATATCGTAGTTACTGACAATGCTAGAGTGACAATATCAGGCGGCAGTATAGGTGCAAGGCTGGCTAACTTTTCTGATAATTTTATCTATCTTAATGGGACAGGTTTTCAGGTGGTCGATCAGGCTGGTATTGAGACAGATCTTCATTATGGAGACAGTTTAAGCGATTATGTGCCATTCGTTCAGGAGGTTGAATTTGGTATTGCAACAAATTATTATACGGGCACTATCAGGGGTGTGTTGGCGGATGGTTCTATTATAAATAACCGGTTTGATATTTTTAGAAACAGTACGTTTGGCGGAAGTGGAGATATTATAGTTTTGCCTGAACCGGGGACTCTGATTCTATTGAGTTTGGGTGGATTTTTATTCCGGCGGGAGACTGTTAGACGGTAG
- a CDS encoding IS110 family transposase: protein MDKYIGFDIDSKKTVACVVQKGKKDCFSTFETDPEKMKQFLKQQGSRGDRLHLTFEISGQAGYLHDQLRGHVQDVTVSNPTRMTWIYRTSKKNDRIDARKQAVLLSIDEVPKVHMPRLEVRQWRVTIQHRRKMVSRVCQVKNRIRAIIKANGFSRPVESGSWWKLANRLWMRGLACFEADAEQLWRMSLADMLEELNMLESQLKRVTNYLDRYLAGQSGGKLLMSVPGVGPRTAEAILAYTDDIRRFRRTKQYCAYFGLTPKLDESGSTRRLGHISKQGPSVVRWLLVESAWQAIRKSPALKAFYEKVMNGQKGRGKIAAVAVARKLLSIMRAMLVNGELFNEELVGRSCGFDMRKSA from the coding sequence ATGGACAAGTATATCGGATTTGACATCGACAGCAAGAAAACAGTGGCATGCGTGGTTCAAAAAGGCAAAAAAGATTGTTTCTCGACCTTTGAGACGGATCCTGAGAAGATGAAGCAGTTTCTCAAACAGCAAGGCAGCAGGGGTGATCGGCTGCATCTGACCTTCGAGATCAGCGGTCAGGCAGGATATCTGCACGATCAGCTCAGAGGTCATGTCCAGGATGTGACTGTCTCGAATCCGACACGGATGACCTGGATATACCGCACGAGCAAGAAGAACGACCGGATAGATGCCCGCAAGCAGGCGGTTCTGCTCAGCATTGACGAGGTGCCGAAGGTGCATATGCCCAGACTGGAAGTCCGTCAATGGCGAGTGACGATCCAGCACCGCAGGAAGATGGTCAGCAGGGTCTGTCAGGTCAAAAATCGCATACGGGCGATCATAAAGGCCAACGGCTTCAGTCGGCCCGTGGAGTCTGGAAGCTGGTGGAAGTTGGCCAATCGTTTATGGATGCGCGGTCTTGCGTGCTTTGAAGCTGATGCTGAACAGCTTTGGCGGATGAGTCTTGCGGATATGCTTGAGGAATTGAATATGCTAGAGTCGCAGCTCAAGCGGGTTACGAACTACCTTGACAGGTATCTGGCAGGCCAGAGTGGCGGTAAGCTGCTGATGAGTGTGCCTGGTGTTGGGCCACGCACTGCTGAAGCAATTCTGGCTTATACTGACGACATACGCAGGTTCAGACGAACGAAACAGTACTGTGCTTATTTTGGTTTGACGCCTAAGCTTGATGAGAGCGGCTCTACTCGTCGACTCGGGCATATCAGCAAACAGGGTCCCAGCGTTGTCCGCTGGCTGCTGGTTGAAAGTGCCTGGCAGGCTATCAGGAAGAGTCCTGCGCTGAAGGCGTTTTATGAGAAGGTAATGAACGGGCAGAAGGGTCGCGGCAAGATCGCCGCAGTTGCAGTGGCTCGTAAACTGTTGAGTATAATGCGCGCGATGCTGGTCAATGGTGAGCTTTTTAATGAGGAGCTTGTCGGCCGGTCTTGCGGTTTTGATATGAGAAAATCGGCTTAG